In the Candidatus Protochlamydia phocaeensis genome, CAAGCAATGATCCAATATATCGTCAAAGAGGGACATCTCATCCAGTCAGGTAAAAGCCTTGAAATAGCCAAAAGAGTAAAGGAGCGTTTTGGAGGGATCTTTAAGCGGTTTCCACGCTGCGAAGCTTATATGGCCCAAGATCTTGTCCGCTTAGAGAGCTTTTCTAAAAATACACGGCAAATTTTGCCCAAAAAGCTTTTTAAAAAGTTGTTCAAAAATGAAGTTAAGGGAGGAGATTACTTATTAGGAGCTTTATTTGAGGCTAGGCGTTTAAAAGAAGCTGGGCGTGTAGTCCTGTCTAATCCCTATGAACAATATTATAGGCACAAACAACAAAAGACAGAAATGAACACCAAGCTCACAAAGGAGTATTTTACCATGGCTATACAAATAGGTGGAGCTTATGCCTATTTGATTGCGGTCTATACGTTTAGAGATCTTCCCTCGCGTTTTGGTGAATTACCTCTTTATGCCTATCTGGGAAAACCTTGTGCTTTGTATGATTCAGAAGGCTTGGATTATTTACTTAGAGCTTATCCTGATTTTGCCGCTTTCCTTTATCCGAATGGATATGATTTTCCTAAAATATTATTTGATTACATGCAGGAGGAAATTAAAGCAAAAGAATGGCCGACAGCAGAAATCTTTTGTACAAAAGCTCTTCAGGCTTATGCGGACCGAGTACCGGAAGAATTTTGGGAAGAAGCAGCAAAAATAAAAATGCATTTAAATAAATGGAAAGAGGCTGACGGTTTTTATAAGTGGGCTAGAGAAGTGCGTGGAGATAATATTTCAGCAGATGTATTGGTTAATGCTGCCCATGTAAAAATGCAACTAAATGAATGGAAAGAGGCAGATCATTTATACACCCAAGCAAGGAAAGCCAATGGTGGACCTCTTCCAGAAAGTATAGTGTTTAATGCTGCCTATGTAAAAAAGCAACTAAATGAATGGAAAGAGGCAGATCGTTTATATACCGAAGCAATGAAAGCCAATGACAGAGCTAGAGCTATTCCAAAAGATGCATGGATTGATATTGCCTATGTAAAAATGCAACTAAGTGAATGGAAAGAGGCAGATCGTTTATATACCCATGCAAGGAAAGCCAATGACGGAGCTCTTCCAGAAAGTGCATGGATTGATGTTGCCTATGTAAAATTGCAATTACAAGATTGGAAAGAGGCAGATCGTTTATATACCCAAGCATGGGAAGCCAATGGCGGAGCTCTTCCAGAAAGTGCATTGCTTAATGCTGCCTATGCAAAAAAGCAGCTAAATGAATGGAAGGAGGCAGATCGTTTATACACCCAAGCAAGGGAAGCCAGTGGCGGAGCTGTCCCAAAAAATATATGGGATCATGTTGCCTATGTAAAAATGCAGCTAAAGGAATGGAAAGAGGCAGACAGTTTATATACCCAAGCAAGAGAAGCCAATGGCGGAGCTCTTCCAAAAAATGCATTGATAGATGCTGCTTATGTGAAAACTCAATTAAGGGAATGGAAAGAGGCAGACAGTTTATGTACCCAAGCAAGGAATGCTTTTGGCCCCCATATTCCACAATTGGGATTGATTAATGCTGCCTATGTGAAAACTCAATTAAGAGAATGGAAAGAGGCAGACAGTTTATATACCCAAGCAAGGAATGCTTTTGGCTCCAATATTCCACAATTTGGATTGATTAATGCTGCCAGTGTAAAAATGCAACTAGAAGAATGGAAAGAGGCAAACAGTTTATATATCCAAGCAATTAAAATTTCTGCCGTCTCTATTCCAGCACAAGTATGGAGTCAGTTCGCTTTTGCAAAACGGAAATTAGAACAATGGAAAGAGGCAGACCTTTTATATACCCAAGCAAGGAAGGTTTTTGGCTCCCATATTCCACAAGTGGTATTGATTAATGCTGCCAGTGTAAAAATGCAACTAGAAGAATGGAAAGAGGCAGACAGTTTATATATCCAAGCAATTAAAACTTCTGACGTCTCTATTCCAGCACAAGTATGGATTCAGTTTGCTCTTGTAAAACAGAAATTAGAACAATGGGAAGCAGCGGACAGTTTATACATGCGAGGAATTAAAACTTCTAACCCCATTGTATGGGATGTGAATCAAGCGTACAATATGCTTGTTGTGAAAACAAAATTAAAAAAATGGGGACAAGTAGAAAGCATTTATAATCAAATAATGAAAGCTCCTGACGCGAATATTCCAGTCGAGAGATTGGCTGATGTCGCTTTTGCAAAATTAAGTTTGGAAAAATGGGAAGAGGCAGATACGTTATATAAGCAAGTAAGGAACGCTTGTGGCAGCCCTATTCCAGCACAAATATTGATTAATTCCGCTTATGTAAAAGGGAAGTTAGGAGAATGGGAAGCGGCAGACTGTTTATACACACAAGCAATGGAAATTTCTGGTGGGGATATCTCAGCAGAGGTATTAGCGGATATCGCTTTTGTAAAAGCGAAATTAAAAGGCATTCTAGAAGCCAATATTATTTAACGTTGTCTTATAAATCAGGGATCTTAAAAAAAGCTGCCCAGCAGCTTTTCCTTTGAAAAAGAAGAGATTTAACATGATTGATATTGTCTTAAGCCGCATCGCTTGCGTGATATAAAAGGCTTTTTACGTTTTGCACGTGGGGTCGGCTATGCCGCCCCACGGCTACTATCCCTACAGCGTTTGCATGGCATGTTTAGTCTAGCAAGTTTTTTATTTACGCCGGTCAAATTTGAGATTTAATACATCCTTTTAATGGTCGGAAGATAGCTCTTTGCTTCTTTCATAAGCTGCTAAAAAAGTATGAATGATGCCACTGCGAATGGCATAGTCCTCCAACGCTTTCAAGCCCTCAATGGTTGTTCCGGCAGGGGAAGTGACTTGCCATTTTAACTCTCCCGGATGCTTTCTTGTTTTTTCCAATAAGGTCAAACTGCCCTTGATCATCTGCAAGACTAGGTTTTTAGCATCTTCGGCACCAAAACCCATGGCCATTCCGGCTTCAACCATCGCTTCGATCAACGTAAAGATAAATGCTGGACCGGATCCTGTGAGGGAAGTCAGTGCATCGATTTTGGATTCGCTTAGCCAGTAGACCATGCCGAGCGGTTCAAAGAGCGTTTGAAGTTTATGCTTAAGTGCTTGGGTTAAATAGGGATTGTCCACCATGCCGATCACACCTTCTCCATAAGTCAGAGCGAGATTCGGCATCATTCGGATAATTAAAGAGGAATGAAAATAGCGCCTTAGAACGCTATGCGGCGTCCCTGCCAATAAACTGATGATAATTTGATCTGTCTTGAGATGGGGCGCGATCAGATCGCTGATCTCTTTGAGATTTTGCGGTTTAATTGCCAAAATGATTATTTCAGCTTCCTGAATCGCTTCTTCAGCAGATGGGCAGGCGCGGGCTTTAATTTCGCGTGCCAATTCTTGCGTGGCAGGGAAATCCCTGTCGAATAAGGCAAGCTTGTGGAAAGGGCTGAGTCCTTGGGCAATTCCCGTTCCCATGTTTCCGCAGCCAATAATGGCAATATGCATTTGTTTTTCCATATAAACCTGAGGTTGGAGTTTTTTGTCCTTTCGACTGTGTCAAAGCCTCTGAGCTGAACAAATAGCCAGGCGATCCATATTAAAAATATGGACCACCTTGCCAATTTTCATCTGTGGCAGCTTTCACGTCAGTCCAAAGGGCAAAAAACTCCAAATTCAGGTGATAAATCCTTTATGACGGACGTGTATGATAATTCCCGCGTATGATCCATTTATAGGTTGTCAGTTCTTTTAATCCCATCGGACCTCGCGCATGCAATTTCTGCGTACTGATGGCGACTTCGGCTCCCAATCCCAGCTGTCCTCCATCCGTAAAGCGCGTAGAGGCATTGACATAAACGGCTGCAGAATCAATTTCGCTGACGAATTGCTCTGCTAGCTGGACATCCTGGGTTAAAATGCCATCGCTGTGGCCCGAACTATGCTCGCGAATATGATTTAAAGCTTCTTGTGAATCTTCTACTACTTTAATTCCAATTGTCAAGCTTAGCCATTCAGTATCCCAGTCGTTTGCTTGCGCTGTCTGACAAACGACCGTGCCTGCAGGTAATGCTTTTAAAATATGCCAGGCTTTTTCATCCAGATGAAGTTTAACGCCCGCCTCTCCCAATGCTTTGGCTAAAGGGGGCAGGAATAAAGGCGCGGCCTGAGCATGAACAAGCAACGTATCTAGGGCATTGCAGACCGTTGGACGCTGTGTCTTGGCATTCAAAATGACAGGGAGCGCTTTATCCAGATCTGCCGTCCGATCGACATACAAATGGCAAATGCCAATCCCTCCCGTCATGACGGGAATCAGGCTGTTTTCCCGGCAAAATTGATGCAGGCCGGCACCACCACGGGGAATAATGAGGTCGATATAAGTCGGCATCTTTAG is a window encoding:
- a CDS encoding glutamate-5-semialdehyde dehydrogenase; this encodes MQTNDLILMGQHAKQAAIAMAKATARQKDLVLEALANGLENSQKEILEANQKDCLAAEQAGLSPAMIDRLSLNGRLKGISQDVQHVATLPDPVGETFEHTTLPNGLNVCKRRTPIGVLGIIYESRPNVTVDAAVLALKSGNCAILRGGSEALHTNQALISVIQQALNTAALPLHAIQLIPTADRSQVIHMLKMPTYIDLIIPRGGAGLHQFCRENSLIPVMTGGIGICHLYVDRTADLDKALPVILNAKTQRPTVCNALDTLLVHAQAAPLFLPPLAKALGEAGVKLHLDEKAWHILKALPAGTVVCQTAQANDWDTEWLSLTIGIKVVEDSQEALNHIREHSSGHSDGILTQDVQLAEQFVSEIDSAAVYVNASTRFTDGGQLGLGAEVAISTQKLHARGPMGLKELTTYKWIIRGNYHTRPS
- a CDS encoding F-box protein; translation: MQVNGSNNLSFPLSSFPPNSASYTHFKRRWEESARKALNEINTNPERAIKRRCTLDVVQGTHKVEEVFRGECSVADSEEKERPFSEQDVKDVSLIQASREETLDFLQLPAELICQIFSTLDHKDLLQFERLAKAYQEITEPVWTDYVRRARLDRLEWAEIDLPSNEEHPNKWKYCLSQAMIQYIVKEGHLIQSGKSLEIAKRVKERFGGIFKRFPRCEAYMAQDLVRLESFSKNTRQILPKKLFKKLFKNEVKGGDYLLGALFEARRLKEAGRVVLSNPYEQYYRHKQQKTEMNTKLTKEYFTMAIQIGGAYAYLIAVYTFRDLPSRFGELPLYAYLGKPCALYDSEGLDYLLRAYPDFAAFLYPNGYDFPKILFDYMQEEIKAKEWPTAEIFCTKALQAYADRVPEEFWEEAAKIKMHLNKWKEADGFYKWAREVRGDNISADVLVNAAHVKMQLNEWKEADHLYTQARKANGGPLPESIVFNAAYVKKQLNEWKEADRLYTEAMKANDRARAIPKDAWIDIAYVKMQLSEWKEADRLYTHARKANDGALPESAWIDVAYVKLQLQDWKEADRLYTQAWEANGGALPESALLNAAYAKKQLNEWKEADRLYTQAREASGGAVPKNIWDHVAYVKMQLKEWKEADSLYTQAREANGGALPKNALIDAAYVKTQLREWKEADSLCTQARNAFGPHIPQLGLINAAYVKTQLREWKEADSLYTQARNAFGSNIPQFGLINAASVKMQLEEWKEANSLYIQAIKISAVSIPAQVWSQFAFAKRKLEQWKEADLLYTQARKVFGSHIPQVVLINAASVKMQLEEWKEADSLYIQAIKTSDVSIPAQVWIQFALVKQKLEQWEAADSLYMRGIKTSNPIVWDVNQAYNMLVVKTKLKKWGQVESIYNQIMKAPDANIPVERLADVAFAKLSLEKWEEADTLYKQVRNACGSPIPAQILINSAYVKGKLGEWEAADCLYTQAMEISGGDISAEVLADIAFVKAKLKGILEANII
- the proC gene encoding pyrroline-5-carboxylate reductase; this encodes MEKQMHIAIIGCGNMGTGIAQGLSPFHKLALFDRDFPATQELAREIKARACPSAEEAIQEAEIIILAIKPQNLKEISDLIAPHLKTDQIIISLLAGTPHSVLRRYFHSSLIIRMMPNLALTYGEGVIGMVDNPYLTQALKHKLQTLFEPLGMVYWLSESKIDALTSLTGSGPAFIFTLIEAMVEAGMAMGFGAEDAKNLVLQMIKGSLTLLEKTRKHPGELKWQVTSPAGTTIEGLKALEDYAIRSGIIHTFLAAYERSKELSSDH